One genomic window of Comamonas antarctica includes the following:
- a CDS encoding response regulator: MARHMRAHDWAATSLGDPLQWPQSLKLAVRILLTSKFEMWIGWGPDIAFLYNDAYRPTLGSKHGAALGVPTRELYAEIWSDIEPRLRRVYEQGEATWDRALKLILHRHGYPEETYHTFSYSPLVGDAEQVEGIFCAVSEETERVISVRRLETLESLAGAIATTNTFETFFAAIAAAAKNANKSIVFSALYRFDTAGNASAVYEDLGGAVDIERWQLRRACECQQMLVIDIDAAEGFPQGGWDIAPKKAVVICLNAAGNEQPVGAFVVGLNPYRPFDDDYQSFVKLFVGQIAARWTTIEGFETARLRAKALNEALALRQEAADNLAQVNESLSREVLLRTAQRDRVHAMFKQAPSFMALLSGPEHVFELANDAYCSLVGPRDIIGRPVREVLPDVTGQGYFELLDKVYKTGEPFKGEAMSVRLQRGGHEEERFLHLIYQPVFIDGQVEGIFVDGYDVTHQKNAEDALRQINTTLEAHVKERTAELEQALEHLRREAEERSVAERALQRAQKMEALGALTGGVAHDFNNSLQVISANLQILQLMLDGNPQALKRIEGAMGGVTRGAKLASQLLSFGRRQPLEPKVVNVGKFIRGLEDMLGRALGESIELETVISGGLWNTMADPSQVENAVLNLAINARDAMDGRGKLTIEAGNALLDFEYCKRHEDLKPGQYVVIAVTDNGSGMSSEVLERAFEPFFSTKPEGKGTGLGLSMVYGFVKQSGGHAAVYSEVGEGTTVKLYLPRSSQDEDPAPINWSSGPIQGGTETVLVVEDDEEVRETAVATLVGLGYRVLRAKDADSALTVVDSGVPIDVLFTDVMMPGKLRSRELARKAKQRLPALAVLFTSGYTENSIVHGGRLDEGVELLSKPYTREALARRIRHVIAEEAQRRQCLVEMVQSAKGVAAAHLKLLVVENDDLIRTSTAEQLRLSGHVVSEAANAKEAFALLGAQADFDALVLDIGLPDMDGAELAHRALALHPHLGIVFASGASPAQNLGLPSAARYVVKPYSAAQLLAECALAVKLSQSARSVF; this comes from the coding sequence ATGGCCAGGCACATGCGCGCCCACGACTGGGCCGCCACCAGCCTGGGGGACCCGCTGCAGTGGCCGCAGTCGCTCAAGCTGGCGGTGCGCATCCTGCTGACTTCGAAGTTCGAGATGTGGATCGGCTGGGGCCCGGACATCGCCTTTCTCTACAACGATGCCTACCGGCCGACCCTGGGCAGCAAGCATGGCGCCGCGCTGGGCGTGCCCACGCGCGAGCTGTACGCGGAGATCTGGTCGGACATCGAGCCGCGCCTGCGCCGCGTGTACGAGCAGGGCGAAGCTACCTGGGACCGCGCGCTCAAGCTGATCCTGCACCGCCATGGCTATCCCGAGGAGACCTACCACACCTTCTCGTACAGCCCGCTGGTCGGAGACGCCGAGCAGGTCGAAGGCATCTTCTGCGCCGTGAGCGAGGAGACCGAGCGCGTCATCAGCGTCAGACGGCTGGAGACGCTGGAGTCGCTGGCCGGCGCGATTGCCACCACCAATACCTTCGAGACCTTCTTCGCGGCCATTGCCGCGGCGGCGAAGAACGCCAACAAGAGCATCGTGTTCAGCGCGCTGTACCGCTTCGACACCGCAGGCAACGCATCCGCCGTCTATGAGGATCTGGGCGGCGCGGTCGATATCGAGCGCTGGCAGCTGCGCCGCGCCTGTGAATGCCAGCAGATGCTGGTCATCGACATCGATGCCGCCGAAGGCTTTCCCCAAGGCGGCTGGGACATCGCGCCGAAGAAAGCCGTGGTCATCTGCCTGAATGCCGCGGGCAACGAGCAGCCGGTGGGCGCGTTTGTCGTCGGCCTCAATCCCTACCGGCCCTTCGACGACGACTACCAGAGCTTCGTCAAGCTGTTCGTGGGGCAGATCGCCGCGCGCTGGACCACCATCGAGGGCTTCGAGACGGCCCGGCTGCGCGCCAAGGCCTTGAACGAAGCCCTGGCCTTGCGCCAGGAGGCGGCCGACAACCTGGCCCAGGTCAATGAAAGCCTGTCCCGGGAAGTGCTGCTGCGCACCGCGCAGCGCGACCGCGTGCATGCCATGTTCAAGCAGGCGCCGAGCTTCATGGCCCTGCTGTCCGGGCCCGAGCATGTGTTCGAGCTGGCCAACGATGCCTACTGCAGTCTCGTCGGCCCGCGGGACATCATCGGGCGCCCGGTGCGCGAGGTGCTGCCCGATGTCACGGGGCAGGGCTACTTCGAGCTGCTGGACAAGGTCTACAAGACCGGCGAGCCCTTCAAGGGCGAGGCCATGTCGGTGCGCCTGCAGCGCGGCGGCCACGAGGAGGAAAGATTCCTGCACCTGATCTACCAGCCGGTCTTCATCGACGGCCAGGTCGAAGGCATCTTTGTCGATGGCTACGACGTGACGCACCAGAAGAATGCCGAAGATGCGCTGCGCCAGATCAACACGACGCTCGAAGCCCATGTCAAGGAGCGCACCGCCGAGCTGGAGCAGGCGCTCGAGCACCTGCGGCGCGAGGCCGAAGAACGCTCGGTGGCCGAGCGCGCGCTGCAGCGCGCGCAGAAAATGGAGGCGCTGGGCGCGCTGACCGGCGGGGTTGCGCATGATTTCAACAATTCATTGCAGGTCATCAGCGCCAACCTGCAGATCCTGCAGCTCATGCTCGACGGCAATCCGCAGGCGCTCAAACGCATCGAGGGCGCGATGGGCGGCGTGACGCGCGGCGCCAAGCTGGCCTCGCAACTGCTGTCGTTCGGCCGGCGCCAGCCGCTCGAGCCCAAGGTGGTCAACGTCGGCAAGTTCATCCGCGGCCTCGAAGACATGCTGGGCCGCGCGCTGGGCGAGAGCATCGAGCTCGAGACCGTGATCTCGGGCGGGCTCTGGAACACCATGGCCGACCCCAGCCAGGTCGAGAACGCGGTGCTCAATCTGGCCATCAATGCGCGCGATGCGATGGACGGCCGCGGCAAGCTGACCATCGAGGCCGGCAATGCGCTGCTGGACTTCGAGTATTGCAAGCGCCACGAAGACCTCAAGCCCGGCCAGTACGTGGTGATTGCCGTGACCGACAACGGCAGCGGCATGTCGTCCGAGGTGCTGGAGCGCGCCTTCGAGCCGTTCTTCTCCACCAAGCCCGAGGGCAAGGGCACGGGGCTGGGCCTGTCCATGGTCTACGGCTTCGTGAAGCAGTCGGGCGGCCATGCGGCGGTCTACAGCGAAGTCGGCGAAGGCACCACCGTCAAGCTCTATCTGCCGCGCTCCAGCCAGGACGAGGACCCGGCGCCCATCAACTGGTCGAGCGGCCCGATCCAGGGCGGCACCGAGACGGTGCTGGTCGTCGAGGACGACGAGGAGGTGCGCGAGACGGCCGTCGCCACGCTGGTGGGCCTGGGCTACCGCGTGCTGCGCGCCAAGGACGCGGACAGCGCCCTCACGGTGGTCGACAGCGGCGTGCCCATCGATGTGCTGTTCACCGATGTGATGATGCCCGGCAAGCTCAGGAGCCGCGAGCTCGCGCGCAAGGCCAAGCAGCGCCTGCCCGCGCTGGCCGTGCTGTTCACTTCGGGCTATACCGAGAACTCCATCGTGCATGGCGGCCGGCTCGATGAAGGCGTGGAGCTGCTGTCCAAGCCCTACACGCGCGAAGCCCTGGCGCGCCGCATCCGCCACGTGATTGCCGAGGAGGCGCAGCGGCGCCAGTGCCTCGTTGAAATGGTGCAAAGCGCGAAGGGGGTGGCGGCGGCCCATCTCAAGCTGCTGGTCGTGGAAAACGACGACCTGATCCGCACCTCGACGGCCGAGCAACTGCGCCTGTCCGGGCATGTGGTCAGCGAGGCGGCCAATGCCAAGGAAGCCTTTGCGCTGCTGGGCGCGCAGGCGGATTTCGACGCGCTGGTGCTGGATATCGGCCTGCCCGACATGGATGGCGCCGAGCTCGCGCACCGCGCGCTGGCGCTGCACCCGCACCTGGGCATCGTGTTTGCGAGCGGCGCCTCGCCGGCGCAGAACCTGGGACTGCCCAGCGCCGCGCGCTATGTCGTCAAGCCTTACTCCGCGGCGCAGTTGCTGGCCGAGTGCGCGCTGGCGGTCAAGCTGAGCCAGTCGGCGAGAAGCGTGTTTTGA
- a CDS encoding ferritin-like domain-containing protein, whose amino-acid sequence MAVKTVADLFLHELSDTYSAEKQMTRSLPKMARAAADAQLAQAFLDHLEETRGQVERIDEIVELLNLKLKRIKCAAMEGLVEEGKDLIEEIDKGPVLDVALIGAAQKVEHYEIASYTTLITLAGKLGYDAALPLLQASLAEEKATDEKLGKLGQAAAIEDAALVGQKK is encoded by the coding sequence ATGGCCGTCAAAACCGTCGCAGATCTTTTTCTCCACGAACTTTCGGACACCTACAGCGCGGAAAAGCAGATGACGCGCTCGCTGCCGAAAATGGCGCGCGCCGCGGCCGACGCGCAGCTCGCGCAGGCCTTTCTCGACCATCTCGAAGAAACGCGCGGCCAGGTGGAGCGCATCGACGAGATCGTCGAGCTGCTCAACCTCAAGCTCAAGCGCATCAAGTGCGCCGCCATGGAAGGCCTGGTGGAGGAAGGCAAGGACTTGATCGAGGAGATCGACAAGGGGCCGGTGCTTGACGTCGCGCTGATCGGCGCCGCCCAGAAGGTCGAGCACTACGAGATCGCCAGCTACACCACCTTGATCACGCTGGCCGGCAAGCTCGGCTATGACGCCGCGCTGCCGCTGCTGCAGGCCTCGCTGGCCGAAGAGAAGGCCACCGACGAAAAGCTCGGCAAGCTGGGCCAGGCCGCGGCCATCGAAGATGCCGCCCTGGTGGGCCAGAAGAAGTAA
- a CDS encoding aldo/keto reductase, with protein MQQRKLGSSGPVTSAIGLGCMGMSEFYGDSDDAASLRTLARALELGVSLFDTADTYGLGRNEALLGRFIAEGGAARRAQMVLATKFGIVRAEGSYERRIDNSPAYLRHACEDSLRRLGVEQIDLYYCHRRDPAVPIEEVVGVLGELVRAGKVGAIGLSEVSEDTLRRAHAVHPVAALQSELSLWSRAPENGMLAACAELGTAFVAYSPLGRAFLTGTLQVEQLAGNDFRRNNPRFTGAAGESNRQLVAALAEFAAARGITSSQVALAWLLCKYPQVIPIPGTRRIAWLESNVAAVDVQLAPQELAQLDALFDPGRVAGARYPDAGFVGMETR; from the coding sequence ATGCAGCAGCGCAAGTTGGGGTCCTCGGGTCCGGTCACTTCGGCGATCGGACTGGGATGCATGGGAATGAGCGAGTTCTACGGCGACAGCGATGACGCGGCCTCGCTGCGCACGCTGGCGCGCGCGCTGGAGCTGGGCGTGTCGCTGTTCGACACCGCCGACACCTATGGCCTCGGCCGCAACGAGGCGCTGCTGGGACGCTTCATTGCCGAGGGCGGCGCCGCGCGGCGCGCGCAGATGGTGCTGGCCACCAAGTTCGGCATCGTGCGCGCCGAAGGCAGCTACGAGCGGCGCATCGACAACTCGCCGGCCTATCTCCGCCACGCCTGCGAGGATTCGCTGCGCCGGCTCGGCGTCGAGCAGATCGATCTCTACTACTGCCACCGCCGCGACCCCGCGGTGCCGATCGAGGAGGTGGTGGGCGTGCTGGGCGAGCTGGTGCGCGCGGGCAAGGTGGGCGCGATCGGCTTGTCCGAGGTCTCCGAGGACACGCTGCGGCGCGCGCACGCGGTGCACCCGGTGGCCGCGCTGCAAAGCGAGCTGTCGCTGTGGAGCCGCGCGCCCGAGAACGGCATGCTCGCGGCCTGCGCCGAGCTGGGCACGGCCTTTGTCGCCTACAGCCCGCTGGGGCGCGCGTTTCTGACCGGCACGCTGCAGGTCGAGCAGCTCGCGGGCAACGATTTCCGCCGCAACAATCCGCGCTTCACGGGCGCGGCGGGCGAAAGCAACCGCCAGCTGGTCGCGGCGCTCGCCGAGTTCGCGGCCGCGCGCGGCATCACCAGTTCCCAGGTCGCGCTGGCCTGGCTGCTGTGCAAGTACCCGCAGGTGATCCCGATTCCGGGCACGCGGCGCATTGCCTGGCTTGAAAGCAATGTCGCCGCCGTGGACGTGCAGCTGGCGCCACAGGAGCTGGCGCAGCTCGATGCGCTGTTCGACCCCGGGCGCGTGGCCGGCGCGCGCTATCCCGATGCGGGGTTTGTCGGCATGGAAACGCGCTGA
- a CDS encoding putative Na+/H+ antiporter: protein MFSFPIESVAAAVFAAALLHTFCAKQFERLSHRFPRHAGLFHLLGEVEVVFGFWAIVLIGLLALGQGGGAAVQYAESRNYTEPLFVFVVMVMAAARPVLVTVMTLVNRLARWLPLPTPLAAAWLGLAGVPLLGSLITEPAAMTLAALMLAPQIFRRQVPEALKYLALGVLFVNVSIGGTLTSYAAPPVLMVAATWQWDSAFMFATFGWKAALAVLVNATLATWVLRRHLRAGLPGKDALPEEAHVPWPVVAVHLALLAAVVALAHHPVLFLGLFLMFLGFTQAYARHQSPLILKEALLVGFFLAGLVVLGGMQQWWLQPIVSGLEPLALFVGAIGLTAITDNAALTYLGSLIIGIPDQSKYLLVAGAVAGGGLTVIANAPNPAGVALLKRGFADETVGAVGLLLGALGPTAVAAAAFLWL from the coding sequence ATGTTTTCTTTCCCCATTGAATCGGTGGCGGCAGCTGTCTTTGCCGCAGCCCTGCTCCACACCTTCTGCGCCAAGCAGTTCGAGCGCCTTTCCCACCGTTTTCCGCGCCATGCGGGCCTGTTCCACCTGCTCGGCGAGGTCGAGGTGGTCTTTGGCTTCTGGGCCATCGTGCTGATCGGCTTGCTGGCCCTGGGCCAGGGCGGCGGCGCGGCCGTGCAGTATGCGGAGTCGCGCAACTACACCGAGCCGCTGTTTGTGTTCGTGGTGATGGTGATGGCCGCCGCCCGGCCGGTGCTGGTGACGGTGATGACGCTGGTCAACAGGCTGGCGCGCTGGCTGCCGCTGCCAACGCCGCTGGCCGCCGCCTGGCTCGGCCTGGCCGGCGTGCCCCTGCTGGGCTCGCTGATCACCGAGCCTGCGGCCATGACGCTGGCCGCGCTGATGCTGGCGCCGCAGATCTTCCGGCGCCAGGTGCCCGAGGCGCTCAAATACCTGGCCCTGGGCGTGCTGTTCGTGAATGTCTCGATTGGCGGCACGCTGACCTCCTATGCCGCGCCGCCGGTGCTGATGGTGGCCGCCACCTGGCAGTGGGACAGCGCCTTCATGTTCGCCACCTTTGGCTGGAAGGCCGCGCTGGCGGTGCTGGTCAACGCCACGCTCGCGACCTGGGTGCTGCGCCGGCACCTGCGCGCGGGATTGCCGGGCAAGGACGCATTGCCCGAGGAAGCGCATGTGCCGTGGCCGGTGGTGGCCGTGCACCTGGCGCTGCTCGCCGCGGTCGTGGCGCTCGCGCACCATCCGGTGCTGTTTCTCGGCCTGTTCCTGATGTTCCTGGGCTTCACCCAGGCCTACGCGCGCCACCAGAGCCCGCTGATCCTCAAGGAAGCCCTGCTGGTGGGTTTCTTCCTGGCGGGGCTGGTGGTGCTGGGCGGCATGCAGCAATGGTGGCTGCAGCCCATTGTCTCGGGGCTCGAGCCGCTGGCGCTGTTTGTCGGCGCGATCGGGCTCACGGCCATCACCGACAACGCCGCGCTGACCTATCTGGGCTCGCTGATCATCGGCATCCCGGACCAGTCCAAGTACCTGCTGGTGGCCGGCGCGGTCGCGGGCGGCGGCCTCACCGTGATTGCCAACGCCCCGAATCCGGCGGGCGTGGCCTTGCTCAAGCGCGGGTTTGCCGATGAAACCGTGGGCGCGGTGGGCTTGCTGCTCGGAGCGCTCGGGCCGACGGCGGTGGCCGCGGCGGCGTTCCTGTGGCTCTGA
- a CDS encoding MFS transporter translates to MSTALHMESGLDIGEASREKQIYTKVFWRFIPLLVICWVMAYLDRVNISFAKLQMQSELGFSDAVYGLGASIFFIGYFLFEVPSNMILRRVGARVWIMRIMVTWGIASACTMFVTSEMGFYFIRFLVGALEAGFVPGALYYFTKWFPAQRRGRINTIFMSGIAFCGVIGGPISGGIMKFTDGAMGLHGWQWLFLLEGIPSIILGIIVWFHLDDEIAHAKWLSAGDRKFWSGLVERDAKEADTHNFAAALREPATYTLSLIYMCLAGGIYGLVFWMPQLIKTAGTQDTFAIGLISAIPYLVAGVVMILLGRNSDRTGERRWHLALTALAGGIGYFICGMYSAHTTALLVGLTIAATGVISAIGLFWVFPQRFLTGMAAAAGIALINSIGQLGGLISPYMVGKVKDVTGSASMGLYALAAALVVSCIIIAWGLPQRYYVRTKL, encoded by the coding sequence ATGAGCACTGCACTGCACATGGAGAGTGGGTTGGACATCGGGGAGGCATCGCGCGAGAAGCAGATCTACACCAAGGTCTTCTGGCGCTTCATTCCCTTGCTGGTGATCTGCTGGGTGATGGCTTACCTCGACCGCGTGAACATCAGCTTCGCCAAGCTGCAGATGCAAAGCGAGCTCGGGTTCTCGGACGCGGTCTACGGGCTGGGCGCGAGCATCTTCTTCATCGGCTACTTCCTGTTCGAGGTGCCGAGCAACATGATCCTGCGCCGGGTCGGCGCCCGGGTCTGGATCATGCGCATCATGGTCACCTGGGGCATTGCCTCGGCCTGCACCATGTTCGTCACCAGCGAGATGGGCTTTTACTTCATCCGCTTCCTGGTGGGTGCGCTCGAGGCCGGCTTCGTGCCGGGCGCGCTGTACTACTTCACCAAGTGGTTTCCCGCCCAGCGCCGGGGCCGCATCAACACCATCTTCATGTCCGGCATTGCGTTTTGCGGCGTGATCGGCGGGCCGATCTCGGGCGGCATCATGAAGTTCACCGACGGTGCGATGGGCCTGCATGGCTGGCAGTGGCTGTTCCTGCTCGAAGGCATTCCCTCGATCATCCTCGGCATCATCGTCTGGTTCCATCTCGACGACGAGATCGCGCACGCCAAATGGCTCAGCGCCGGCGACAGGAAGTTCTGGAGCGGCCTGGTCGAGCGCGATGCCAAGGAAGCCGACACGCACAACTTCGCCGCCGCGCTGCGCGAGCCGGCCACCTATACGCTGTCGCTGATCTACATGTGCCTGGCCGGCGGCATCTACGGCCTGGTGTTCTGGATGCCGCAGCTGATCAAGACCGCGGGCACGCAGGACACCTTCGCCATCGGCCTGATCTCCGCCATCCCGTATCTGGTGGCCGGCGTGGTGATGATCCTGCTGGGCCGCAATTCCGACCGTACCGGCGAGCGCCGCTGGCACCTCGCGCTCACCGCCCTGGCCGGAGGCATCGGCTACTTCATCTGCGGCATGTACAGCGCGCACACCACGGCCTTGCTGGTCGGGCTGACGATTGCCGCGACCGGCGTGATCTCGGCCATCGGCCTGTTCTGGGTGTTTCCGCAGCGCTTCCTCACCGGCATGGCGGCGGCGGCGGGGATTGCGCTGATCAACTCGATCGGCCAGCTCGGCGGCCTGATCAGCCCGTATATGGTCGGCAAGGTCAAGGATGTGACCGGCAGCGCCTCGATGGGCCTGTATGCGCTGGCCGCGGCGCTGGTGGTGAGCTGCATCATCATTGCCTGGGGCCTGCCGCAGCGCTATTACGTGCGCACCAAGCTGTGA
- a CDS encoding SDR family NAD(P)-dependent oxidoreductase, protein MNQYDFAGKVAVVTGGAQGIGLCVAQRLLKGGAAVALWDRDPAALHAAQQALQGQGAVHTVVADITDLASVEQAAAETAAALGPVSILVNSAGIAGANAPTVDYSEAEWEQVLKVNLNGTFNVNKVLVRGMLDHGYGRVVNVASIAGKEGNPNACAYSASKAGVIALTKSIGKETAGHDIAVNAITPAAAKTRIFDQMSQQHIDYMLSKIPRGRFVQVDEIASLVGWLVSAENSFTTGAVFDLSGGRATY, encoded by the coding sequence ATGAACCAATACGATTTCGCCGGCAAGGTGGCCGTGGTCACGGGCGGTGCCCAGGGCATCGGCCTGTGCGTGGCGCAGCGCCTGCTCAAGGGCGGCGCCGCCGTGGCCCTCTGGGACCGCGACCCGGCCGCGCTGCACGCCGCGCAGCAGGCGCTGCAAGGGCAGGGCGCGGTGCACACCGTGGTTGCCGACATCACCGACCTGGCCAGCGTGGAACAGGCCGCGGCCGAGACCGCGGCCGCGCTGGGGCCGGTCTCCATCCTGGTCAACAGCGCCGGCATCGCCGGCGCCAATGCGCCCACCGTGGACTATTCCGAGGCCGAGTGGGAGCAGGTGCTCAAGGTGAACCTGAACGGCACCTTCAACGTCAACAAGGTGCTGGTCAGGGGCATGCTCGACCACGGCTATGGCCGGGTCGTGAACGTGGCCTCGATCGCCGGCAAGGAGGGCAACCCCAATGCCTGCGCCTACAGCGCCTCCAAGGCCGGCGTGATCGCGCTCACCAAGAGCATCGGCAAGGAAACCGCGGGCCACGACATCGCCGTCAACGCCATCACGCCCGCCGCGGCCAAGACCAGGATCTTCGACCAGATGTCGCAGCAGCACATCGACTACATGCTGTCGAAGATCCCGCGCGGGCGCTTCGTGCAGGTCGACGAGATCGCCTCGCTGGTCGGCTGGCTGGTGAGCGCCGAGAACTCGTTCACCACCGGCGCGGTGTTCGATCTGTCCGGCGGGCGCGCCACCTACTGA
- a CDS encoding fumarylacetoacetate hydrolase family protein gives MKLLRYGPEGAEKPGVLDQDGRIRDISRLTADVDGPFLASPAFAQLQATDLATLPLVEGQPRLGACVGRIGKFICIGLNYADHAAESNMPIPQEPVVFNKWTSAVVGPNDEVRIPRGSVKTDWEVELGVVIGKTASYIDAAQAMEHVAGYCVVNDVSERAYQIERGGTWDKGKGCDTFGPTGPWLVSKDEIADPHQLRLWLEVDGKRYQDGSTATMIFKVPEIIAYLSNFMTLYPGDVISTGTPPGVGMGVKPEPVYLRAGQTMRLGIDGLGEQQQRVVAA, from the coding sequence ATGAAATTGTTGCGCTACGGACCCGAGGGTGCCGAGAAGCCCGGAGTCCTGGACCAGGACGGCCGGATCCGGGACATTTCCCGCCTGACCGCCGACGTGGACGGCCCGTTCCTCGCCAGCCCGGCTTTCGCCCAGCTGCAGGCCACGGACCTGGCCACGCTGCCGCTGGTCGAGGGCCAGCCGCGCCTGGGCGCGTGCGTCGGCCGGATCGGCAAGTTTATCTGCATCGGCCTGAACTACGCCGACCACGCCGCCGAATCGAACATGCCGATTCCGCAGGAGCCGGTGGTCTTCAACAAGTGGACTTCGGCCGTGGTCGGGCCCAACGACGAGGTGCGCATTCCGCGCGGCTCGGTCAAGACCGACTGGGAAGTCGAGCTGGGCGTGGTGATCGGCAAGACCGCTTCGTATATCGACGCAGCCCAGGCCATGGAGCATGTCGCGGGCTACTGCGTGGTCAACGATGTCTCCGAGCGCGCCTACCAGATCGAGCGCGGCGGCACCTGGGACAAGGGCAAGGGCTGCGATACCTTCGGCCCCACGGGCCCGTGGCTGGTCAGCAAGGACGAGATTGCCGATCCGCACCAGCTGCGCCTGTGGCTCGAAGTCGACGGCAAGCGCTACCAGGACGGCAGCACCGCCACGATGATCTTCAAGGTGCCTGAAATCATTGCCTACCTCAGCAACTTCATGACGCTGTACCCCGGCGACGTGATCTCCACCGGCACGCCGCCCGGAGTCGGCATGGGCGTCAAGCCCGAGCCGGTCTACCTGCGCGCGGGCCAGACCATGCGCCTGGGCATCGACGGCCTGGGCGAGCAACAGCAACGCGTCGTTGCCGCCTGA
- a CDS encoding LysR family transcriptional regulator, which translates to MESPDKPDQDNPQLASLHAMGGRLKFKQLKLLIAIEDMGSVHQAAALLHMSQPGVSKALKEIEEAMGVALFARTHQGLVPTEMGCCAIRYARLMLSSLSHMHQELLNLSRTSGLRIAVGTIAGALAAVLANALIAFQQLHPEVTVELQEGTSADLLEGLQSGLLDLALCRTSVARRTDLFHFEWLHDEEVAVAVSPMHALSRTRDVRWQQVVQYPWILFPGHMPLRTLLEREAASNGVALECTPVETASTFATALLLNKSPQMVALMSLETLEFFAARGTVARLDLRVNASAEPYGIVTRAGAVQPPAVAALMDCIRRQAAAGRNPA; encoded by the coding sequence ATGGAATCTCCAGACAAACCCGATCAGGACAATCCCCAGCTCGCCAGCCTGCATGCGATGGGCGGACGGCTCAAGTTCAAGCAGCTCAAGCTGCTGATCGCCATCGAGGACATGGGCTCGGTGCACCAGGCAGCGGCGCTGCTGCACATGTCACAGCCCGGCGTGAGCAAGGCGCTCAAGGAGATCGAGGAGGCGATGGGCGTGGCGCTGTTCGCGCGCACGCACCAGGGTCTGGTGCCGACCGAGATGGGCTGCTGCGCGATCCGCTATGCGCGGCTGATGCTGTCGAGCCTGTCGCACATGCACCAGGAGCTGCTGAACCTGTCGCGGACCTCGGGACTGCGCATTGCCGTCGGCACCATTGCCGGGGCGCTGGCGGCGGTGCTGGCGAACGCGCTGATTGCCTTCCAGCAGTTGCACCCCGAGGTCACCGTGGAGCTGCAGGAAGGCACCAGCGCCGACCTGCTCGAAGGCCTGCAAAGCGGCCTGCTCGACCTGGCGCTGTGCCGTACCTCGGTCGCCAGGCGCACCGATCTGTTTCACTTCGAATGGCTGCACGACGAGGAAGTCGCGGTGGCCGTGTCGCCCATGCATGCCCTGAGCCGGACCCGCGATGTGCGCTGGCAGCAGGTGGTGCAGTACCCGTGGATCCTGTTTCCCGGCCACATGCCGCTGCGCACGCTGCTCGAGCGCGAAGCCGCGAGCAATGGCGTGGCGCTGGAGTGCACGCCGGTGGAGACCGCCTCGACCTTTGCCACGGCCTTGCTGCTCAACAAGAGCCCGCAAATGGTGGCGCTGATGTCGCTGGAGACGCTGGAGTTCTTCGCGGCGCGCGGCACGGTCGCGCGGCTGGATTTGCGCGTCAACGCCAGCGCCGAGCCCTATGGCATCGTCACGCGCGCCGGCGCCGTGCAGCCGCCCGCCGTGGCGGCGCTCATGGACTGTATTCGCCGGCAGGCGGCGGCAGGACGGAATCCGGCGTGA